The following DNA comes from Candidatus Binataceae bacterium.
GATGATAATCCCCGCCAGCATCCCGGAGATAAATGCGCCGGGCGTTAACTGGAATCTGAAAATGAACGAACCGACGTTGAGCAGTTCACCGGTCAGGCCCGTTGCGAATGCCACGACGACACCGAGTATTTCTCCCGCGATACCGCCCGCGAGTCCGAGCAGCACGCTCTCACTGATAAACGAAACCAGAACGTTGATACGGTTGAAGCCGAGTGCCCGCAGAACGCCGATCTCGCTCGTGCGCCGCGCGACCGCCGCATACATCGTGTTCATTGCGCCGAAAACCGCGCCGATCGCGAGAATCATCGCGACGATCAGTCCCAGCGATCGCAACTGCTCGACGAAACCAGTCTCGCGCGCGTAGAACTCCTGCTCCGACACCGCGTCGAGTCTCACCCGCGCGTCGGTGTTGAGCGAATCCTGGAATGCCGATTCCATACCCGGCTTCAGCACCACGTGCAGCGATTCGAAACCGCTGTTGAAATGAACTTCCTGTGCCAGCACATCGAGGTCGGTGAAAACCTCGGACTCGCGCGCGCTGTCGTTGTCCGAGAAGATGCCGACGATTTTGAAGTCGCGGCGGCCGAAACGATAGGTATTGCCGACCCCGAGATTCGGATAGCGGGCCGCCAGCTTGCGCCCAATCGCCATCTCGGCCGCGCCGTGCTGCGGCCAGCGGCCATCGACGATCTTGAGCTCGCGATGAACCTGGTAGGCGATCGGATAGAGCCCGCGCAGCATCGTAGACATAGAGGCCAAGCGCGGCGCGTCGGGGTTGGGATTGAAGCCGGTTGAGATCTCAGGCGAGATCAGCGGCGCCCCTTTCGCGTCAGTAACAATCTGTGGACGACTCTTGATGATCTCATACTGGTCGCGGCTGATATAACTGTCGGGCTCGCTGGTAGTGCCGCGGCTCAGCACGATCCAGTTGTCGAGCACGGCGTTGCGCATGACAGTTTGTTTCAGACCTGCCACAAATCCCGACAGGATGAAGAGCAGCATCACCACCAGCGCGACGACGATCGCCGTCATGGCAGAAGTGGTGCGCCGCACCATTAGGCTGCGCAGGTTGTAACGTATAGGAATCACCGCCGCGATCTCCTTTCGGAACGAGGCCGGATCAAACCGCCGCAAAGGCTTCAGGAATGCAGTAAGCTAGCAGTCCGATAAACGCCAATCCAGAAGGTGCGGCGCAGATCGTGGTGTTGACTATTTGCTCGCCGAGACCCGCTCGCGCTCGCTTCCTATGTAGCCGAGCAACTCACGCGCGAGGTCATCAACTGTCTGCACCAGGGCGAGGTCGAGCGGCCGCATCAGCTTCTGCATGTGCATCAGATCGCCCTCTTCTTCGTCGCGCGGCTCGATGCCACAGAAGAAAAATCCGCGTGCCTCCAAGGCCGCACACAACGCCGGCGCTGCGGGATCAGCCAACGGAATCTCAACGAACACGACCTCCGCATCTCCATTCGCAAGATGGCTCGCAACCTCGTTTTCAAGATCGCTGATAGTGTGCGAGCCGCCGCGCCGAATCGTGACCGTAGCTTGCTGCTCGCTCGTCTCGAATGACGACTCGATCGTCAAGGCGACGGGCGCCGGCTCGCTTGCAGGTGCAACCTCGACTTTGCGGCCAAGCGCGGCGAAGATTTTTACCGCCATCTGCTGATGATGGGCAGGAATGTGCACGCGCAACGCGCCCGGACGCCGCAAGTATTTGAAATACGTAACGAGGCTGATGCGCTGCGGAAAATTCTCGAGGCGATGCGCCGCGGCGGGCGCCGATCCCAAACGGAATCCCGTCGGCACCGCTTTGAACAGCTCCTCCATCTTCTGGCTGTACACGTGATGCGTGACGGCGTTGCCGTAGATGCCGATCAAGTCGATCCGAGCGGCTTCCTCTTCGAGCAACACGCGCATCCGATCGAGCAGATGATGGTGCTGATGCGCAGGCAGGACCATCGCCTCGCCGGTCTCGGCAAATAACCCCAGGTCCGGCCGCTCGAGCGCATAGTGGCCAACGACGCCCGCCTCCTCGTGCAAGGCGACGACCGACAGCCGCTCGCCACTCTCGTTCATCCGCAGCAGCGCGGCGGGATGGTACACCTCGGCGTGAATGTACCCGGGACCATTGACGGCCTCGGTCAGCCCAGGAATCGCCTGCGCATCTTCAGGCAACAGCCGTCGTACGCGATACAGTTGAGGATCAGAATCCATCGCGAGAATTCTGCCAACACTTCCGGGTCATACTCAAGATGGTGAAAATCAGTACGCCGCGCTGCGGCGACGCACTGACTTCGATGCAGCGGCATGAACGCGATCTCGGTTCGCGACTCGACATTCGGAGAAATCCGCCCAGCTCGTGGCGCGCCGTCCGCGAAGACCTTCTGCCGCGGCGAATTGCCCAGACCTGGAGTCCAAGACTTCAAACAATTTTACGAATTGCTATTGCAGGCGGAATTCGGACGGCGCGCATCACGGGCACTATCGCGCTGAGGACGCTTACGCACATCGCTAAGAAAACCGCGCCAATTGCGATGTCCGGGGCGACTGCCATGTAGCCGAGATCGCCGGTCAGAGCGCCAAGTGATATTCCCCGGTGAAATAGCAACAGCGCGACGCAGGCGCCGGCTAGTCCACCTAGCGCGCCGATTAGAAGCGCTTCGATAAGAAGCATCGCCACAGCGTGCCCCCTTCCGAAACCTACTGCTCTCAATACGGCCACCTCGGTTATGCGGTCCCTTACCATCATCGCCATCGCGTTGGCCGCGATTAGAAAAATTGTCACAAGGATCACGCTGCACAGGCTGAAGGCGATTGCTCTTACATCGCCAACATCTGTGATAACGCTGTTAAGTGAATCAGATTCATCAGTCGTTTCAGTTTCGGCGGGCGAATTGCGGAAAGTTTCGTCTATTTCCGCAATCGCCTGGTCCATGTTCTCGCGCCGATCGACTTTGACTGCCAGGAAAGATGCAAGGTCTTGCGAACTCGAACCATAGCTATCTTTAATTGCATCATCAAAAAGCTGGCGATTGAAGAATAGCGACCTTGCCGTAAGCAAGGTCGGCAATTCCAGCATCGGGATCAGCGTCAAAGTCACTTTGCTGTCCGCGTCCCGCAGCGTGATCGGCTGGCCAAGTTTCCAACCGTATTCGCGCATTAATACTCTGCCGACCGACGCACCCCGACGATCGGCCTCAAGCTTCTTACGGATATCGGGCGGGACCTGGTACTCATTGGTGCCACTGACGGTAAATATATCCTCGGTTACTCCGAGAGCCATGATGTGGTCACGTGGGTCGCGGTAGATCGCGTTAAATTCTATTTCGGGTGCACACGCGACCACGTGCGGCATCTTCTTGATCTGGTTACAATATTTCGCCGGCAGGCCGTAAGAGTTGTGCGCGATCGTGATAAGCCGAAGCCCCTTGGCGGCATCTGCAGCGATGCGGTCCATCGATATTGGTACTGCTACCAGAATCGTAGAGAGAAAGACTGCGACGGCAAACATCAGGCTGATTAGAGCAGTTCGCCAGAATTGGCGCCGCATGTTGCGCAACGCTATGAGCCACAAGCGCGCGGCAATCATGGGTCCCTAAGGGATTCAACCACGCCCATGTGAGCGGCGCGCCATGCGGGTGCCAGACCGCCAAGAATACCGATAAGTGCGGAAGCGGTTATGCCGGCCAGCACCGCAACTACCGTCGATTGATATGAGAAGTATGTCGATCCTACGCTGAGCAACCGGCTGTTCAGCCCCGTTCCCCAAGCTGTTAAATAAGCGAGCAACGCGCCCGTGATTCCGCCAGCAACGCCCAGGACCGCGCTCTCCGCCACGAAACTATTGACTATGCTGCCGGGCGAGAATCCCAGCACCCGCAACACGCCGATTTCGCGTTTGCGCCGTGCAACCGCGGCAAACATAGTATACATCCCGCCGAAGGTGGCGCCGATTCCGAGAGTCAGAGCTACGATGAGACCTAGCGAGCGGAGCTGATCGATGACCCGGCTTTGTTCGGCGTAGTATTCGCGCTCGGACAGAACGTCAAAGTTCAGCCGTCCATCGCTCTTGAGAGCTTGCTTGAATGCTTCGGCGGTACCGGGCTTCAGCACCACGTGGAGTGAATTTGCGATGTCGCTTGGATACCTTCCGTCGACCAGCAAATCCTCGTAGTCGGTCCATATCTCCGATTCACGGGCGCTGTCGTTATCTGAGAATATGCCTGCAATCGTCCAGTTTTGACGTCCATAGTGAAACGAAGTCCCTGGCTTAAGGTAGGGCTCACGCGCATATACCTTCTGTCCAATGACCCACTCAACTTGACCGCGCGCGGGCCATCGTCCGCTGACCAGGTGCATGCCGCGATGTACTTCATATGCGTTCGGCGTCGCGCCGCGCAGCAGGACGAATCGGCGCACGTGCTTGTCGCGGCTGATATTGACGCCTTGGAGGAGTTCGCGCGAAATGAGCGGCCGGCCGTTGCTGTCAACGGCGATTTCCGGCCGCACGCTCACCATTTCAATTTCGTCGTAGGTAACGGCGCTCTGTCCCTCGTCCTGTGCGCCTCGGCTCAGAAGGATCCAGTTGCGATCGCCACTTCCATTCAAGATTGTTTGCTTGAGCCCATCTACGTAGCCGAACAGTACTATGAAGATCATTGCGACCATGCCGAGACCCAGCACGGTCATCAATGATGTTCCTCCGCGTTCGAGCAAGCTCCGTACGTTGTAGCGGATTGGAACCATACGCCCCTTGCTGAAGCGGGAACGTAGCACCTCGGCCGACAGCCGGATATGGTGAATTTACTGTTTTACGACTGATCGTCAAGTTGCGCCTGATACGACGATCTAGCCGTAGGCCACCAACTACGACCCCACCTGCGCAGGGCCGCCTGATTGGCGTCGCAATAAATTACTTCAGTAAGCGGCGCTGCGGCGGGCTGAGTCGGCGAGGCGTTTGATTTCGTCTTCGGTGAAGCCGGCGAGCAGGCGCGATTCGCGTGCGATTGCGATTAGCCTGCCGTCGTCTTTTTGCAGATCTTCGCGTGCGCGGCGGCGGCCGCGGAAATTCAGATCGGCGTCGACGCCATCCTGGAAGGCCTGCGCTCTGGCGAGGCGCTCGGGGTCGCCCTCGGTCAGACGGCGCATCCACTTCGAGCCCATCCGCACGTGGGTAATTTCGTCGGCTAACACGTAGTCAACGGCGCGCTCGATAATCACATCGCCATTGTGCTGCGCAATTCGAATCAACTGCTCGAAGGTGTCGCAGGCGAGGCCCTCGAGACCGCGGTTCATTCCGGCGACACGCGCAGCGGGATCATCGGTGAGGGTGCAACTGTAAAGAAGATCGGTCTCGACGTAATCACCCGGCCGCGCACCGAGATATTCCAGCAGCCGCTCGAAGATCTCGGTATGCCGCGACTCGTCCCAAATCTGTCGCGCCATGTCGAGCTGGAATTCCCACGGCGCGTCGGGAAAGTCGAACAGCGTGCGCCCCGCGGCCTCCATCGCCTGCAGCTCGCCCGTGTATATCGTATGCAGCCGCGCGCGCAGATGCTCTTCATCGAGAGGCACGATTACGCCGGTGAGACCCTGCTCGGCGCGAATCGCGCGCATCTTCTGCACACTCATCACGATGAAGTGCTCGGGCCGCGCCAGCATCTCGGCCGGAAGAAATCGCCTCATAGCTGAGATGGTACTCCGCTTTTAGGTCGAAGCCACCCTCGCCGCCCGTTATCGCGCCTCGGGGCGAACCCAATCCGACCCGAGCGCTACACGCCGCACCGAATCGGTGTCGCTGCCCTGGTGCCCAACCTGATTTGCGGCTGCGGGCGCTTCGACGACGTTGTTCATCAGGCGTCCAATGCCGCTGACTTCTACTTCAACCGTATCGCCCACGTTCATCGGCCGTGAGTTCTTCGGCGTTCCACTCAATATCACGTCGCCGGGAAGCAAAGTGATATAGCGGCAGAGGTCGGCGAGTATGTAGTCAATCGGAAACAGCATTTCGCTGACGTTGCCGTTCTGCACGACCTTGCCGTTGATGTAGGTTTTGAGGGTAGAGTCGCGGACATCGACGCCGCGCACGATTCCCGGTCCGATCGGACAAAAGCCGTCCATGCCCTTGACGCGCAGCATCGAGCCCGCGTCGGTGTCGCGAAAGTCCTGGCATCCGACATCGTTAGCGGGCGCGAAGCCCGCAATATAATTCCAGGCTTCGGCGCGGCCGATGTTGCGCATCGGTTTGCCGATAATAACTGCAACTTCACCTTCATAGTTCAGATACTTGCGCCCCGCCGGACGGCACAGGCTGCCGCGATGGGAGTTGAGCGCGGTGGTCGGCTTTTGAAAGTAGGTGGGCGTTTCGATTGTCGGCGCTTTGAACTCAACGCGCCGCGACTCATAGTTCAGATGAATGCAGAGAATTTTCGTCGGATCGCACGGCGGAAGATAGGTCGCCTCAGCTTCCGCGATCGTGCGCCCGTCGCCAAGCTTCAGGCGATCTCCTTCGCTGTGAACCCATTCGGGATGTCCCTGGAAAAGGATTCGCCGCAATTCTTCTCTTGGTCCGTTAAGCACACTCATTGGATACTCTCCCGATTAGTCAGTTGGTTGAATGTGATCTGGTTTGCGACTACTGCTTGCGAAATCCGGACGCGGATCGCGGCAGGTTAACAACCTGCGGCGCTGCGGATGCGTGGCCGTTTGAAGGTTGTGCGATACCGAGTATTTGATCGACCAGCCGACGCGCGCGGTCTTTCGGCGCAAGCACATTAGCCAGTTGCATATTGCGCGGCCCGGATGCCAGGTAGAATCGCTCGTAGAGCACGTTGCGACCGGCGAGTGCCGTGCCGACGAAATCCCACGCCAGGCGGAAAACCCGCGCCCGCTCTTCGGCACTTACTCCCTTCGCGCCGCAGAGGAATTTTTCGATCAGTGGCCGCATCTTCGGATCATCGAATTGCGCCGCGCTTGGCGTTGCCAGCAGATTGTGCGAGCCAATTAACGTGATGATTTCTGCAACCCGCGGGAACCAGGTCGGCAGTATGGCGCGCAGTGCGGCGAGCGGAGCACCGTTGGGAAAGCATACGCCGTTGCCATAGACGAACGCTTCGTCCTCCGACGCCTTGATAGCGGCGCGCACCAGTTCCCCATAGGTCCAGATTTCGCCGAGCAACTGCGACGTTGCGGGAGAGACATCGTTGATAATTTCCGCCATCCGCGATGCCAGTCCGTACGCAAACTCGAGCTTGGTTTGTGCGCGAATCATCGTCTGCTGCATGACGTTCGGGTACCAGCCCGTCGTCATCACGGTGTTGTAGGCCTTGATATTGGAATCGATAAAGACGCGGTCGCGCGGAATCTCGACATCGTCGAAAATCACGAACGCATCCTGCTCGTCGAAACGTGTCGAGAGCGGATGGTCGAATTGACTACCTGTGGTCGAGCAACTGTCGCGGCACAGGAACTTGAGCCCCGGCGCACCCATCGGAATGCAGAACGAGAGCGCGTACGCGTCGGCGCCCTCGGGCAGCGGCATGGCGGGATAGACCGCGAGCTCATCGGCAAACGGCGCAAGCGTCGCCAGGATTCGCGCGCCGCGCACGACGATGCCGTGCTCGGTGTCGGCGACTTTGTGCAGCGCAACCTCGTTGCCGGCCTGAGGAGCGTCGCCCTGCGCCTTGTCGATCGTGGGCTGCACGATAGTATGTGTGAGCGAAATGTCATTGCGGCGCAGGAACTTCTGATACTGCACGAGATTCGCCGCGCCGCGCTCGTTGCCATTGATCGCCCATTCGTCGGCGCGCCCCGCAAAGCCCGCGTAGGTCACATTCATATAGTCGGGCGTGCGGCCCATGAGGCCGACGGTGAATTCGGCGATCGTCTGGAGGCAGCGATGACGCCGATCGAGATCCTCGCGCGAGTGCGGAATCATGTGGCTCATGTTGATGAGCTCGCCGGTCTCGGGATCGGGCATCAGGCACGCGTCAGCGTTCGCGTGCTGCAAATCGAATACACTCGCAATTGTCGCGGCGCCGCCGGCAAGCGCGGGATGCGCGGCGATGTCGCCGACGCGTTCGCCATCGACCCAGACTTCGCGCGTGCCTTTGAGGCCGCGTAGAAATTCCTTTCCGGTTCGTGCCGGCATGCGAATTCTCCTTTAGTCGCGCGCCCCTCGTCGCGATCGCGCGATGGTAAGTCCCTGCAACTGGAGCTCGAGTGATGCGCGCAGGCGGCGATCGCGCGACTCGGCGGAAGTTCCCTCACGCCCGAGCCATCGCTGCAGCGTTGCAAAGTAAAGCGCAAAAAGGTTCTGCGCGAGGAGCGCCGGCAGCAGGCTGGAATCAAGTTCGTTGCGCTCCTGGGCTCGCTCGATCAAGTCGGCGATCCGCTTCAGCAGCGCCGCCATGAAGGTCGCGACGCCATGGCGGCGGTTATCGACGAACGGCAACTCCTTGACGAACACGCGTGCGAGGCCGGGATTACGCTCGTGATGCGCGATCATGGCGCCGAACACGCGCAGTAACTGATCGATAAGCCTGCGCTCGGTCATGGTGTGGAATGCTTGATCGACAGCGGCGCCGATTTCCTCGCGAAAAATCATGACCAGGAGATCTTCCTTGGTTCCGGCGTAAAGAAAGAGCGTGCCGGCGCCGATATCCGCCGCGCGAGCGATTTCGCGCGTCGTCGTCGCCTCGAAACCCTTGTGGCCAAAGAGAGTACGCGCGGCACGCTTGATACGCTGGAGCTTGTCGCGCTTCTTGCGTTCGATGCGTCCCGGCGCGGCGCCATTGGTCGAAGGTTCCGCGACCAGCACTTTAAGCTGCGAAGTCATTTCTGAGCGTGCTCAGTTTTGAGCGCAGTCAGATTTAATCAAACCTCGGCCAAACGTCAAGCGCGGCCAGGTGCGGCGGCGCGCTTGAAAGTGCGGCCTGCGCGATGGGATTATCCGAGCCGCTAGAGTCTCCGCGCGCGTTTTGCCGGCGCGGCGCGCACCGCAACTCCAGGCACTCGACAACAAATGCCCCAAGTAAAAATTCTTCTCGACGAATCCGAAATTCCCAGGCACTGGTACAACATCGTCGCGGACATGCCGAATCCGCCCGCGCCGCCGCTTGGGCCCGATGGCCAGCCGATTTCGCCCGAATCGCTCGCCGCGATTTTTCCCGCCGCGATAATCGAGCAGGAAGTCGCGCGCGAGCGCTGGATCCCGATTCCCGAGGCGGTGCGCGAGATCTACCGCCAGTGGCGGCCGACGCCGATGTTCCGCGCGCTGCGGCTCGAAGCGGCACTCGGGACCCCCGCGCGCATCTACTATAAGTACGAAGGCGTGAGCCCCGCGGGCTCGCACAAGCCGAATACGGCGGCAGCGCAGGCTTACTTCAATCATCGCGCAGGTGTTCGCCGTCTCGTCACCGAGACGGGCGCGGGACAATGGGGATCGGCGCTAGCACTCGCGGGCCAGATGTTCGGCATCGACGTGCGCGTGTTCATGGTGCGCGCCAGTTACGAGCAGAAGCCATTTCGAC
Coding sequences within:
- a CDS encoding FtsX-like permease family protein, with protein sequence MIPIRYNLRSLMVRRTTSAMTAIVVALVVMLLFILSGFVAGLKQTVMRNAVLDNWIVLSRGTTSEPDSYISRDQYEIIKSRPQIVTDAKGAPLISPEISTGFNPNPDAPRLASMSTMLRGLYPIAYQVHRELKIVDGRWPQHGAAEMAIGRKLAARYPNLGVGNTYRFGRRDFKIVGIFSDNDSARESEVFTDLDVLAQEVHFNSGFESLHVVLKPGMESAFQDSLNTDARVRLDAVSEQEFYARETGFVEQLRSLGLIVAMILAIGAVFGAMNTMYAAVARRTSEIGVLRALGFNRINVLVSFISESVLLGLAGGIAGEILGVVVAFATGLTGELLNVGSFIFRFQLTPGAFISGMLAGIIIGAVGGLLPAWRASRIGVIESLRAV
- a CDS encoding ABC transporter permease, yielding MIAARLWLIALRNMRRQFWRTALISLMFAVAVFLSTILVAVPISMDRIAADAAKGLRLITIAHNSYGLPAKYCNQIKKMPHVVACAPEIEFNAIYRDPRDHIMALGVTEDIFTVSGTNEYQVPPDIRKKLEADRRGASVGRVLMREYGWKLGQPITLRDADSKVTLTLIPMLELPTLLTARSLFFNRQLFDDAIKDSYGSSSQDLASFLAVKVDRRENMDQAIAEIDETFRNSPAETETTDESDSLNSVITDVGDVRAIAFSLCSVILVTIFLIAANAMAMMVRDRITEVAVLRAVGFGRGHAVAMLLIEALLIGALGGLAGACVALLLFHRGISLGALTGDLGYMAVAPDIAIGAVFLAMCVSVLSAIVPVMRAVRIPPAIAIRKIV
- a CDS encoding FtsX-like permease family protein: MTVLGLGMVAMIFIVLFGYVDGLKQTILNGSGDRNWILLSRGAQDEGQSAVTYDEIEMVSVRPEIAVDSNGRPLISRELLQGVNISRDKHVRRFVLLRGATPNAYEVHRGMHLVSGRWPARGQVEWVIGQKVYAREPYLKPGTSFHYGRQNWTIAGIFSDNDSARESEIWTDYEDLLVDGRYPSDIANSLHVVLKPGTAEAFKQALKSDGRLNFDVLSEREYYAEQSRVIDQLRSLGLIVALTLGIGATFGGMYTMFAAVARRKREIGVLRVLGFSPGSIVNSFVAESAVLGVAGGITGALLAYLTAWGTGLNSRLLSVGSTYFSYQSTVVAVLAGITASALIGILGGLAPAWRAAHMGVVESLRDP
- a CDS encoding DUF455 family protein translates to MRRFLPAEMLARPEHFIVMSVQKMRAIRAEQGLTGVIVPLDEEHLRARLHTIYTGELQAMEAAGRTLFDFPDAPWEFQLDMARQIWDESRHTEIFERLLEYLGARPGDYVETDLLYSCTLTDDPAARVAGMNRGLEGLACDTFEQLIRIAQHNGDVIIERAVDYVLADEITHVRMGSKWMRRLTEGDPERLARAQAFQDGVDADLNFRGRRRAREDLQKDDGRLIAIARESRLLAGFTEDEIKRLADSARRSAAY
- a CDS encoding fumarylacetoacetate hydrolase family protein; this translates as MSVLNGPREELRRILFQGHPEWVHSEGDRLKLGDGRTIAEAEATYLPPCDPTKILCIHLNYESRRVEFKAPTIETPTYFQKPTTALNSHRGSLCRPAGRKYLNYEGEVAVIIGKPMRNIGRAEAWNYIAGFAPANDVGCQDFRDTDAGSMLRVKGMDGFCPIGPGIVRGVDVRDSTLKTYINGKVVQNGNVSEMLFPIDYILADLCRYITLLPGDVILSGTPKNSRPMNVGDTVEVEVSGIGRLMNNVVEAPAAANQVGHQGSDTDSVRRVALGSDWVRPEAR
- a CDS encoding 4-hydroxyphenylacetate 3-hydroxylase N-terminal domain-containing protein; amino-acid sequence: MPARTGKEFLRGLKGTREVWVDGERVGDIAAHPALAGGAATIASVFDLQHANADACLMPDPETGELINMSHMIPHSREDLDRRHRCLQTIAEFTVGLMGRTPDYMNVTYAGFAGRADEWAINGNERGAANLVQYQKFLRRNDISLTHTIVQPTIDKAQGDAPQAGNEVALHKVADTEHGIVVRGARILATLAPFADELAVYPAMPLPEGADAYALSFCIPMGAPGLKFLCRDSCSTTGSQFDHPLSTRFDEQDAFVIFDDVEIPRDRVFIDSNIKAYNTVMTTGWYPNVMQQTMIRAQTKLEFAYGLASRMAEIINDVSPATSQLLGEIWTYGELVRAAIKASEDEAFVYGNGVCFPNGAPLAALRAILPTWFPRVAEIITLIGSHNLLATPSAAQFDDPKMRPLIEKFLCGAKGVSAEERARVFRLAWDFVGTALAGRNVLYERFYLASGPRNMQLANVLAPKDRARRLVDQILGIAQPSNGHASAAPQVVNLPRSASGFRKQ
- a CDS encoding helix-turn-helix domain-containing protein; the protein is MTSQLKVLVAEPSTNGAAPGRIERKKRDKLQRIKRAARTLFGHKGFEATTTREIARAADIGAGTLFLYAGTKEDLLVMIFREEIGAAVDQAFHTMTERRLIDQLLRVFGAMIAHHERNPGLARVFVKELPFVDNRRHGVATFMAALLKRIADLIERAQERNELDSSLLPALLAQNLFALYFATLQRWLGREGTSAESRDRRLRASLELQLQGLTIARSRRGARD